A genome region from Plasmodium vivax chromosome 11, whole genome shotgun sequence includes the following:
- a CDS encoding pre-mRNA splicing factor RNA helicase, putative (encoded by transcript PVX_115175A), translating into MIAKTYLYSSSSSDDAGGAVEKVSSKACGENLTFKRRKINREKQKGSSSTTQGNVFKNAHAADKGFVFAKRGSNHLPKTDKGKPLSAKRSNVGGRHKNEGRASSVDTNSQSQSSRSSSGGDRGSDADRGVPVRRSKEDRQRRNAIPKGSDQRTLDDKKKQEEYYKRNYDRIMDEIWYAKEDDCVDSFYNMDIDSTYHKEKKMLANFSTRMNSAGKKVNQKNLDNNLWELNKLKQGGVHSTYNKLQLDKINEANNTNEVRKVVLTRHITPSFIEILKNDTERGEGERKESHKHNSVIDQWNAVSHDMKKSSTSYSTVVKDETCDFVKAAKKGSEFLRYFKNENENSKARDRYWEIGRSKLGELLKMYKEKQTNSTAKHGSSGDLLEDEDGETDADIFDYKKDKMYSSIFNQESRKQKSTLQDKEDLRRLKESLPIFRSKKELLDAVYNNNIIIIVGETGSGKTTQIVQYLYEDGYHKNGIICCTQPRRVAAVSVAYRVSHEMNVEIGSLVGYTIRFEDNTTKDTKIRYVTDGILLRETLTDKDLDKYSVIIMDEAHERSINTDVLLGILKNICLKRNDLKLLVTSATIDSKKFSEFFGNAPIYNIQGRTFKVHLEYLRSPCNDYIECAVQKAIEIHISDNNYDNNFGDILIFMTGQEDINATCYLLSERFYEVYESYKESKSHKKDTLNRIRSIIRDKPDGVRSNPGEDEPDKPHDNNCSGEESDYGPQPLHVGSNTQKDEAQNAIHPFYVFPIYSQLSSEQQSKIFQKYDLRKIIVSTNIAETSLTLDGIKYVIDSGYCKLKVYNQKIGMDVLQITPISQANANQRSGRAGRTGAGICYRLYTENTFLCDLYPNNIPEIQRSNLANVVLLLKSLNVENVFEFDFIDIPSRESIINSLHELWVLGAINNEGNLTDIGKKMILFPLDPPLSKIVIYSENFECTNEILIIVSMLSSAAIFLEAKENSEAIESKKEKFTVPESDHLTLLNIYLQWRSHNYSPSWCSKNFIQYKSMNKAKEVYSQLSDIIKTLKMKNVSCNNKWECVRKTICSGYFHNAAKLKSISEYVNLRTNVSCHVHPSSSLYNIGYTPDYVIYQEIVFTTKEFMRNVTTVDPEWLCELGPLFFYMKSV; encoded by the coding sequence atgATAGCGAAAACTTATCTGTACAGCTCGTCCTCATCTGATGACGCAGGCGGAGCAGTGGAGAAAGTAAGCAGCAAGGCGTGCGGTGAAAATTTAACCTTTAAGcgtagaaaaataaatagggagaagcagaaggggagTAGTAGCACCACCCAAGGGAACGTCTTTAAAAATGCGCATGCTGCTGATAAGGGATTCGTATTCGCTAAGAGGGGAAGCAATCATCTGCCAAAAACGGACAAGGGAAAGCCCCTTTCTGCGAAAAGGAGCAACGTCGGAggaaggcacaaaaatgagggGCGTGCCAGTAGCGTGGATACGAACTCGCAGTCGCAATCCAGCCGGAGCAGCAGCGGTGGTGACCGTGGAAGCGATGCAGACCGCGGCGTGCCTGTGCGCCGCTCCAAGGAAGACCGACAGCGCCGCAACGCCATCCCAAAGGGAAGCGACCAAAGAACGCTGGACGATAAAAAGAAGCAAGAGGAATACTACAAAAGAAATTACGATCGAATTATGGACGAAATATGGTACGCCAAAGAAGACGACTGTGTTGATTCGTTTTACAACATGGACATTGATTCCACCTACcacaaggagaaaaaaatgctggcCAATTTCTCCACACGTATGAACAGTGCAGGTAAAAAAGTgaaccaaaaaaatttagacaaTAACCTGTGGGAACTGAATAAGCTAAAACAAGGAGGAGTGCATTCCACGTACAATAAGTTACAGCTGGACAAAATTAACGAAGCGAATAATACGAATGAAGTTAGGAAGGTTGTTTTGACGAGGCACATAACGCCGTCCTTTATagaaatattgaaaaatgaTACTGAGCgcggagaaggggaaagaaaagagaGCCACAAACATAATAGCGTAATTGACCAGTGGAATGCCGTTTCGCATGACATGAAAAAGAGCAGCACGTCCTACTCTACCGTGGTGAAGGACGAAACTTGCGATTTTGTAAAAGCGGCAAAGAAGGGGAGCGAATTTTTAAGGTACTtcaaaaacgaaaatgagaATTCCAAGGCGAGAGACCGATACTGGGAAATAGGGAGAAGCAAGTTAGGGGAACTGCTAAAGATGTacaaggagaagcaaaccaATTCGACGGCCAAGCACGGCTCGAGTGGTGACCTCCTCGAAGATGAAGATGGCGAAACCGATGCAGACATCTTCGATTACAAGAAGGACAAAATGTACAGCTCCATTTTTAACCAAGAAAgtaggaagcaaaaaagcacTCTGCAGGATAAGGAAGATCTGCGAAGACTGAAAGAATCGCTGCCCATCTTTCGATCGAAAAAGGAACTCCTAGATGCAGTGTACAACAACAACATTATCATCATCGTGGGAGAAACGGGTTCTGGAAAAACGACTCAAATTGTGCAGTACTTATATGAAGATGGctatcataaaaatggaatcATCTGCTGTACGCAGCCCAGAAGAGTTGCCGCCGTTTCAGTGGCCTATCGAGTGTCGCACGAAATGAACGTTGAAATAGGTTCTCTAGTTGGGTACACCATCAGATTTGAGGACAACACAACGAAGGATACCAAAATTAGGTACGTCACGGATGGTATTCTACTAAGGGAAACATTAACAGATAAAGACCTAGACAAATACAGTGTCATCATAATGGACGAGGCGCACGAAAGGTCCATCAATACAGATGTACTCCTTggcatattaaaaaatatttgcctAAAGAGGAACGACTTAAAACTGTTAGTCACATCAGCCACCATAGACTCGAAAAAGTTTTCagaattttttggaaacGCCCCCATATACAACATCCAAGGTAGAACCTTTAAGGTGCACTTAGAGTATTTGAGGAGCCCATGCAATGACTACATAGAATGTGCTGTGCAGAAGGCGATAGAAATTCACATCTCGGATAATAACTACGATAACAATTTTGGGGACATCCTAATCTTTATGACGGGGCAGGAGGATATAAATGCCACGTGCTACCTCCTCAGTGAGCGCTTTTACGAGGTGTACGAGTCGTATAAGGAATCCAAGAGCCACAAGAAGGACACGCTCAACAGGATTAGAAGCATCATCAGGGATAAACCCGATGGGGTACGAAGCAATCCTGGGGAGGACGAACCGGATAAACCGCACGACAACAACTGCAGTGGGGAGGAGAGTGACTATGGCCCACAACCCCTCCACGTAGGAAGCAACACACAGAAAGACGAAGCGCAAAATGCGATTCACCCATTTTACGTCTTCCCCATTTATTCCCAACTGTCCAGTGAACAACAAAGCAagattttccaaaaatacGATTTGAGAAAAATTATCGTATCAACAAACATAGCAGAAACGTCCCTCACCCTGGATGGCATAAAATACGTCATCGACAGTGGGTACTGCAAATTAAAGGTGTATAATCAGAAGATAGGAATGGATGTACTTCAAATTACGCCCATTTCTCAAGCGAATGCCAATCAGAGGTCCGGAAGAGCGGGCAGAACCGGGGCAGGAATCTGCTACCGCCTATACACAGAAAATACATTCCTCTGCGATTTATACCCAAATAACATTCCAGAAATACAGAGAAGCAACTTAGCAAATGTCGTGTTGCTACTAAAATCGTTAAATGTAGAAAACGTTTTTGAATTTGATTTTATTGATATACCTAGCAGGGAGAGTATCATAAACTCTCTGCACGAATTGTGGGTACTGGGGGCCATAAATAATGAAGGCAATTTAACAGACAttgggaagaaaatgattCTTTTCCCTCTGGATCCTCCTCTGtccaaaattgttatatatagtGAAAATTTCGAATGCACCAATGAAATTTTAATCATTGTTAGTATGCTCTCCTCagctgcaatttttttagaagCCAAAGAAAATAGCGAAGCTATCGAatcgaaaaaggagaaatttaCCGTCCCAGAGAGTGACCATCTTACGCTGTTAAATATCTACCTGCAGTGGCGTTCCCATAATTACTCCCCCAGTTGGTGCtcaaaaaatttcattcAATATAAGTCTATGAATAAGGCCAAGGAAGTGTACTCACAACTGAGTGACATAATTAAAAcgctaaaaatgaaaaacgtttcttgtaataataaatggGAATGCGTTAGGAAAACCATTTGTTCTGGCTATTTCCACAATGCTGCCAAGTTGAAGTCCATTTCGGAGTACGTCAATTTGAGGACAAATGTCTCCTGCCATGTGCACCCCAGCTCGTCTCTCTACAACATTGGCTACACTCCTGATTATGTCATTTATCAAGAAATTGTTTTTACTACTAAGGAGTTCATGCGCAACGTGACTACGGTTGATCCTGAGTGGCTCTGCGAGTTGGGCCCCCTCTTCTTCTACATGAAAAGTGTCTGA